One Dromiciops gliroides isolate mDroGli1 chromosome 3, mDroGli1.pri, whole genome shotgun sequence DNA segment encodes these proteins:
- the LOC122747932 gene encoding dr1-associated corepressor-like has protein sequence MSSKKKKYNALFPPARIKKIMQTDEEIGKVAAAGPVIISRALELFLESLLKKACQVTQSRNAKTMTISHLKQCIELEQRFDFLKDLVAAVPDMQGDEEDSYLDGEKGTRRGRKPGSSRKNGGAGGKGKDKKQSGTDSEQEDDSEDTETDLEEEMPQAPPQSSGPTAQFQTL, from the coding sequence ATGTCGAGCAAGAAGAAGAAATACAACGCGCTCTTCCCGCCGGCCAGAATCAAGAAGATCATGCAGACAGACGAGGAGATTGGCAAGGTGGCAGCCGCGGGACCTGTAATCATCTCCCGGGCATTAGAACTGTTTTTGGAATCGCTGCTCAAGAAAGCCTGTCAAGTGACCCAATCTCGCAATGCCAAGACCATGACCATCTCCCACCTGAAACAGTGTATTGAATTGGAGCAGCGGTTTGATTTCTTGAAGGACCTGGTGGCGGCTGTGCCTGACATGCAAGGAGATGAGGAAGACAGTTACCTGGATGGAGAAAAAGGAACCCGAAGGGGCCGGAAGCCTGGGAGTAGCCGGAAAAATGGTGGtgctgggggaaaggggaaagataagAAGCAGTCTGGGACGGACTCGGAGCAGGAGGATGATTctgaagacacagagacagacttGGAGGAAGAGATGCCACAGGCCCCACCCCAATCTAGCGGGCCTACGGCCCAGTTCCAGACACTTTGA